ttaaaatgtttttttagatccatatCCATAGTtgattagttgcttagtagttgcagcttcggtggctagcaggtagtaactcacttatattttttattcaaTAAACATACcggtatacacaatttaaaaagtaaaagcctcaTTATAAATTTATAttaaaactaatacgtataaaatataacattatttcccgtgtcacgtgatgttacgtgaccgccgtggaagccgcggtcacgtgatgcaagtctgttgcatttaactgttttctttgaccaaggaaggaccgtgtcctcgtaagcaaggcacatggcctcgcaagacatcgcctcacaaggccaggtgccttgacattgagaaacacctattGTGTAAGGATGTTGACTACTATGTGGCCCCTTGATGGTCCCATTCTCAGACAAATCCAGTATTTATCACTGACCTGAAGCTGGTTTTAGGGCCATGGTGTTACTGGGATGACTTGGTCAATAAACTTGTCTGACATGAACCTCCCAAAGATAATTTCTGGGTTACTCTCAAGATATCAGACCCAACAATGAAGTTGACCTGACGGCTGCTATCAGAGCAATCTGGGCCACCTCAGCAGAGCCCCAGCGCAAGCTAACCCTAACACAAGCTAATAGCCACCATGCTGCATTGATGCAGTAATTCACGCAAAAACAGGCCAAATCTAAACTTGATGCATTGAATAAGCATTCTTTTCAGAAGCCTGTTTAAAACACAACTCATATCTGTTGCGATAGGCATAGGCAATCATCAACATTACAAGAAACAAACTTTTATATACAAGTTTCACTGTCTGAAACAAGTGACAACAATATTAAACTTCTGACAATATCTTAATTTTTAAACTCCTTACATAGAATTATGTGGTTTATTTGCAGCTGAATTAGAGACAGGGTATCCAATCTTAGTCCTCGCCCCTGTCCAGCATTGTTTGGTTGTGTCTTGTACTCCAGCATACCTGATTAAATGGTTGAGTTACCTTCTCAGCTCTTCAGCTTTTATCACCTGCTGataaaaatcaggtgtgttgaagcataaAACCTTTGAGACATGTTGGAAAACTCAGGCAGGATGAAGGAAAATTGTTTGAAATGTTAAATTTATGGCACTATAAAAgtcataaaataatatttgctttAAAAGCTATTAAATTTGGGAGGTTTGAATCTGTTCTGTTTATGAGTAATTGTTAGCTTGTCTGGTCAATCAGAAATAATCTCTGTTTCTACATACTGAGGCCGTTCAAAGAGCTATCCATAAATAGTAAGAAATTAATTTATTAATATGACACAAAGCCCGAAATATATGTACTCTGTAGTCTTCAGGTGCTGTTCGTGTTAATTCCAGAAGAGAGAGCTATACATCCAAAGGCGGAGGAATAAAGTGTCCAGGGGAGCAGGGAGGAATTTCCAACAAAGAGAAAATGTTTTTTAATGAGTCAAAAACGAGAACACACACATTtaattcacatgacacacacacagacacgcgtgTTGTGTAAATGGACTTCTCCAGCCAGCTGCTCCTGATCCTCCAATGAGAGTTGATTTGGGCGGAGTCCGGATCTCAGAGTTTTACATTTGACATTGTGTTTGGACATTTGGACAACTTTATCCAAGAAGGTCCAGCTAAGATAACACAAGGTATTTAACATTATTACTGAGTTTGTGAGAAGTGCTTTATGTGTTTGAAGTAGTTTGTGACTTATGACTCACTGCAGTGTTTTATTTACCTTCTAAACAGACATacgtggcagtgtgtgtgtgtgtgtgtgtgtgtgtgtgtgtgtgtgtgtgtgtgtgtgtgtgtgtgtgtgtgtgtgtgtgtgtgtgtgtgtgtgtgtgtgtgtgtgtgtgcgcgcgcgcgtggttaGTCTTTGACCAGAAAGCCAGAGTAACTAAAATACTTAATAATCAAGTGTCTGACTGTTACTTTAGTGTTTTataataaatttaaaaagcacagtTTTAAATCTAGGGTAAACAGATTTTAACGTGTCACAGGCTGAATTGAGTTAGATTTCAGTTTCAACAGTAGAAAAATATTTCctcaaattattacatttttgaACTATCCAATTATTTTTATATATGGGCTTTATGACAGGAGAAGGTTAAGCCTAAACTTTGTTGTGTTTTGTATGAAACGCATGATGTTCCAACTGGGAAAATAAAAATTGTATTTATAAATATGGAGAGAAAAGAGGCAACATTGAGCCCCAAATAAAAGAGGTTTAAAACTAACGCAAACGCAAATAGGCCAAATAtaagtgtttttttgtttgtttgtttgtttgttttggcatCTAATTTTTTTCAGGGAGCGCTCATCTCTCCACATCATCGGAGAAGGGTATGCGTGGCTGAGGCGGAGGCGCGGCCAGTGGGCGGTGTTCATATCCACCGCACCGGTCAATGCGCTCCTCGGATCCTGCGGGGAACCCGTTTCTGTGCCACGTTAGCAATGAAGTTTTAAAATAATCATCAAATCTGTGATTCAACAAATGCTGTAaatgctttttatttaaaatgaacacaCGGAAAAACCCTCGTCGACACCAGGTCGACACCCATGACCTCTTGGCTGAGTTTTGCGCCGGCGACAGAACAAGGAGCGCATCCCTCCTGGAACTCTTGCATCACGCGGAAGGAGGAACACACGCTGATCTGGTTCCGTGTGTCTACAAACCACAGGAACACGCGGGTAAACGCGCTGCCTCGTCTCCCTGGGTTTATAACCTATATCCTTACTTTAATAATGGTTTTAATATCTAAACTgtatttttaaaacaaaacttgtCGCGCGAGCCTTGTTTCGTAGCGCGACATTAAAGCTGCACGTGCTCGTTTGTACCCCCAACAAGCAGGGTAAAGATAATCTTTACGTTTTTCAAGACCAGCTTCTTCTACCTCTCTGCTAAAGATATTTCCTGGACGTAatgtgagtcattattttaaaagtATTTCATGTTTTACGTGTTGAATAAAGATGGTCTCCAGAGGGGGGAGGAGGCTATGGGTGTACGTCGTTTGGTGTGCAGCTCTGGCCTCACTTCATAAAAGTAATTTAATTACCGTTCACTACCTCTAAATTATTTGAATTAGTACAAGAGTGAATGGATTTAGGGACCTCTAATCTGGGATTATCCTAAACTAGGGCAGCAAAGTAAACAACTAGTTTACCTTCTGGCCAGGTATGTAAGGCACATTTACATTAAAATAACGCACTATGTATACTATTAAGGCATTATATCATTAGCTTTAAAGATTAATAAGTTAagacttaaaaataaaataaacacgaaAATATACAGAAATAAAGGTTATTGCAGTGTTCTACTTATACATTTGTTTTAATCCTAAAGACAACATATCACCAGTTCTTTATGATTcctttatttcatattttagccaactaatgttttacatttttataaacACCCAATGCTCAGTTTCAAGCAGCCCTAGGCTTGTTTTGGTTAATGTAATAAATGGCTCTTGATTGTAAAGGTGGCACACTAGAGAGGAACTGTGAAAATATTGTCACCTGTTGTCAAATGAAAGCTATTTCTGACCGTGCCTTGTTTTAGGGGACGCCTGCTCTGCACTGAAATAGCTTCAGTTCAGTTCTGTTTTTAGAGTTGTCTTTTGTGATGTCCCTCAGGTCTCAGATGGAGAAGCAGCCACTGCCAACCGATGATGATGACAAGGTTGAAGCCGCAGAGCCGGAGGTCGATTGCTATGCCCCGGAGCAGGGCTCCTCTGAGCCGGCCTCTCGAGCGGGATGGAACAGTAAAATCGAGTATTTTCTGGCTCAGGTCGGATTCAGCGTTGGACTCGGCAACGTCTGGAGGTTTCCGTATTTGTGCCACCAGAATGGAGGCGGTGAGTCCTGACTGTTTTGCATTCACAGGAGACAGAATGACAGGCGGGCAGTGCATGCAGCTGTTATCCTGATGGCTGAGCAGGTCCTCAACATTTTTATCGTTGAATTTGTTATAAAATCTCAGTGTACGGAAAACAGTGTGTTATTGTCTTTTCTAATGGAGCCTTATTTACTCGTCCCAGGTGCTTTCCTCCTGCTGTACATCTTACTGATGCTGATTGTGGGGATCCCTCTGTTCTTCCTGGAGCTGGCAGCCGGTCAGGCCATCCGGCAGGGAAGCATCGGAGTGTGGAAGTACATCTCTCCAAAGCTCTCGGGCATCGGCTACTCCAGCTGTGTGGTAAACAGATGTTCCACACTTACTACTGTTTTGATACTGAGAGGCCACAGAGAGCCTTCCTCAGGCCTGTTGGTTCAGCACACTTTCACCTCGGTCTGGAGTTTCCTGCTTGGAGCCTCTTTATCCTGCAGTTGGATAAAGAGCTACTAAATTATTTTTCTCTTTCCtttcaaaacatatttatatatTCAGACTGAAGCAAACAGTCGGTTTATGTAACTGCAGAATTTTGTTGATATTTCTGCTATTAGAAATAACTTGTATAATGTAGATAAAGGCACACTCAATGATTTAGACGCTTCACCTTAATATGTTACTTTTTCCACTAACTGAGACATAACCCTGActaaactcctccaggtttgcttCTTTGTGGCGCTCTACTACAACGTGATCCTCGCCTGGAGTCTTTACTATTTTGGGAACTCGTTCCAGTACCCGTTACCGTGGGAACAGTGTCCGGAACTGGGAAATATAACTGGTAAACAAAATTAAAGTTCAAAACTATGAGCAGTTAAATAAATGAACATGTGACCAGTTTGTCTTATGTGACACATAACTGCTTAtttgttttttaccagtaaaagaaTGTAAGAGCAGTTCTCCCACATCCTATTTCTGGTACCGCAAAGCTTTGGACGTTACGGACTCGATCGATGAGATGGGCTCCTTTAATGTGTATATCGTTGGCTGTCTGCTGCTGGCCTGGACCATCGTGTGCCTGGGAATGTTCAAGGGCATCAAGTCATCAGTCAAGGTACTTAGCATTTAATCATGGATGTCCCTGGCTTTAACAAGTGTTTCATTCATCTCATCCTCTGAAGAGGTATTGATTGGAGTCCAAGATGGCGCCGGTGTACGTGGCAGGCCGTCTGTGTCCTGTCAGTTATTTGATTTTTGTATTATTTTTGAGTGTTTTCGTGTGTAATGTGACTTTGTTGCTGACTTATGACCGAGAGGCTCTTCTAGAACTTCGGTCGGCTGCCGGCCTGGTGAAACCGGGTGCTGGCTGAATTCTGAAttcaaaatggcgttgttctgacttattaatctttGATGTTTTCGTttctggacgaatcacagctgacagattaataaacaccacagagactctgccacgcttcagatgtggaggttctgattggattttgcGACCGGAATGTGTCATGATTATTTATCTTGTGAATCAGCTGTCTAGTGGCTACAATACGTCAAttccttattaaacattaatcataacattgtgatttcacagatcggtcacatggttattattgactaacaattgttttgattagctttattaaaatagagttctttggttaattaaaagaaaagagttcattctttgttcttctgtcttcactgctggaatgtaaacattaggagtgaatgcatgaccttgggctgtttcatgcactctaacagctgttagaggggagaaatggctccttcatcacgttacagttgTGTAAACATTAGGTAACAGCAGTGCCCTTTGGTCTTGGCTGCAGCTTATTATCTTGCCAGTCAGACGTTAACTCTGTTTTTCCAAATAGAGGTCGTTCAGGAAGCTGGTAAGATAGTGAATATTTATACCTATTCCCACAAAGACTCTAATCCAGATGTGAATTCATGAGGACATGATCAGTAGGAATTACATCTGTTTCCCTCCATCTTGCAGGTGATGTATTTCTCCTCCATCTTCCCTTATGTGGTGCTGATCTGCTTCCTGATCCGAGGACTCCTGCAGGACGGAGCTTCAGAAGGAATCGCTTACATGTTTTACCCCAAGGTACACAACAATTAAACATGTGGCTGTAGGAAAGGGAGCAAGGCAGGTTCCTCTGATTAACCTTTTATTCTGCTTTTCCAGCTGGAGATCTGGGCGGATGTACAGGTGTGGCGTCAGGCAGCCACTCAGGTGTTCTTCGCTTTGGGCCTGGGATTCGGCTCCATCATCGCCTACTCCTCATACAACCCAAAGAACAACAACTGCCACCGCGACGCCTTCACCGTCTCCTTCATTAACTTCCTCACGTCGGTGCTGGCCACTCTGGTGGTGTTTGCTGTGCTTGGATTCAGGGCCAAAAAAACTGTCATGGCGTGTGTGTCCAGGTGTGTTTACAGCAGTGAGGAAAATCTACTCAAACACACTGATTATTAACTCGGAGAACCACAAGTGTCTGTTGTGTTGTGTTTCAGTAATGTACAGAAGTTGTCAGAGCACAGCTGTGTGCTGGACACACACCTGCTGCCCACCTTCAACTACTCTGATCCAGGATCTGTGGCTCTAGAGGACTACACCCGCTGGCTTGAACAGAATGAACACCAGCTACCGTGTAACATTACAGCCTGTGACCTGGAAAAGGAGATGCAGAAGGTGACAAGCTCTGTCCTTTATGTCATGATTTATTCTTTTTTTCGCTGCACACTGAAACTACATCAGGTGATTCTGGTCCTGCTCAGGGCGTTGAgggaacgggtctggctttcatcGCTTTCACAGAGGCCATGACCCTGCTACCTGGAAGCCCCTTCTGGTCGGCCCTGTTCTTCCTAATGCTGCTCAACTTGGGTCTCAGCACCATGTTTGGTACCATGGAGGGCATCCTCGCCCCCCTGAGGGACCGCTTCAAGTGTCTGTCCAAGAACAAGACCAAACTCACAAGTAAGCTCCTGATTCTACTACAGGAATGTTAACTTACTGCTCGTCTGGCATTTGAGGATGAAatggaatttaaagagcaagtcaccccctgccagattcttactcaactcccacttcctgtttgaaaaatgcaacaaatgctgttgcctagcagaccaagagggaagagccgctaacaaatacacacacgacattgtgacttcataatctaccatctaacatcatagtgcacCTCTTTgcgaatagcgatggcagatttaaattcaaatgtagtgcagagtttttacctgacaacggcacaacactgacagttttaggcagaaaatttaaattttcactaaagtgcaaaactactgactacacgtgtctgcagcacgattggaCACGCATttatttatcaggaaaaaaaagttgatttgagggtgacttgctctttaaactttaAGGTCAACGGTGAGGGAGTCTAATTCAACGGTTAAAGTCCAAGTTACCCCAGAGTGTTTGTGGGCATCTGGAAAGGGTCTGGAACCCTTCTCATGTTGGTTTCCATGAGCCAGAGTGTGAAGAACTTCAAGAGGGGTTGGAAACCTGGCTGAATGAAATGAAATACATTTAGATGGAATTAAAGGTAGAGTAGTTGTTCTTGGAACAAGACATTCAAGCAGACTACATTAAAAACATTTTAGAGTTCAACCCTctttcctcctcctcccctcAAAAGTCACCAAGTCTGAAACAGATACCATCGAACAACCATAATAACACAATCGTTCTGCTATAACTCCTACATTCATAACCCTATACCTACTTCATGGTGTTTTTATGGTGAACAAGGCAGGTCTTAGCTCTCTTGCcctattcttaactttaaaatcaCAGCTCAGCACCACCTTGCCCTTCTCTGCTGGctcatgacgtgtgtgtgtgtgtgtgtgtgtgtgtgtgtgtgtgtgtgtgtgtgtgtgtgtgtgtgtgtgtgtgtgtgtgtgtgtgagtgtgtgtgtgtgtgagtgtgtgtgtgtgtgagtgtgtgtgtgtgtgagagtgtgtgtgtgtgagagagtgtgtgtgtgtgagagtgagtgtgtgagagagtgtgtgtgagagtgtgtgtgagagtgtgtgagtgagtgacagaCGTTCCAGAACACACACTTTTGCTAGCCGGAAAAGTTCAGACTGTGTTTCCAGACAATAACcgccatttttacatttattttttgaCAAAACAATTTCATTTACTGGTTTCCATCAGTATATGAAGAGCATTGCAGTCAATGTTGCAAAACTTATTCGGTAAACAgactaacccctcctttccaccggagccgtcagcagcacgttactgcagcagcacgtcttgctcgcgtaagctgctgcttgtccCTTCCCCCCAGAGACgcgtagcagcaggggagcacgaagtcacacgagtgacttcgtcagtaaacacaacaacaagcaggagaaaactacaacatggctccaaaaggtttgtgttttatgttctgtccgttttataattgccaatacggacctgaaaaacaaaggagaccgctagctgggtgatgacttctcacggggccgcacagttagtaacttttttttaaagtaaagcgaccggaaggcagtacgttctttattctgaaaatctcatgaagcttcgctccgtttccgcgtccgatttcctgtctttccttccccaaaaatgtcgaacttgacccgtttcagaggcgtcgcgtgtagaaaatagaaccggcgcataagggccgcgacatgctgctcctgagacccggtcgactcgcgctgctgacggctccggtggaaaaggttctgttgaccacagcggttcctatcagcagctatgacgtgctgctgactgctccgtcacggctccggtggaaaggaggggtcagTGAGTCTAACCATGACCCTATGCCCCATGGGACCGGTCTGTTTATGTAACTTTCTAACACTTTTGTGTCTAACAGCCCAGAGAGCAGCTGTCTCACAGACCGATGGCTCACGGTAGTCTCTGTCGTTTCAGTTGGCAGCTGCATCATCGGCTTCCTGATCGGCCTCCTCTTCACCCAGCGCTGCGGGAACTACTTTGTGACCATGTTTGACGATTACTCCGCCacgcttccgctcatcattgttGTCGTGTTTGAAACCTTCAGCGTGTCGTGGCTGTATGGAGCTGACAGGTGAGGTTTCTGCACACACCTTCCAATGTCTGATGGGAGGTTTAAAGTCAGCATCACTGCATCGTGTGCTTTTTGTTTGTCCCAGATTCCTCGACGACATCGAGGGGATGCTGGGCTGGCGTCCTCCCGTCATTTACAAGTACCTGTGGAAATACGTGTGCCTGCTGGCCATGCTGGGCCTGCTGGGAGCTACCATTATCGGCATGTTTATAAAAACACCAACGTACATGGCGTGGAACCAGGAAACGGTGAGAGAAGGTGCACTGATGTAGAAGAATCGCACCGGTTTATTCCTGCTGACACAGAACTGTTGCATGAAATGGTTTTGACACATTTTGGTTTGTGCATCTGAAAGTTTAATGCTTCAACAGTTTTGGCAGCTTGACGGCTACAAAACACATCAAGCCTTGTTCAAAGTCAACATTGCTTAGGTGCAACGGGCTGTGTCCTGCTCTTTCCTCTACTCctgtattttttaaatataaactAAATGAGAAGTGCCACTCAGGTCAATTTTTGGATTTCTTCTTTTCAGGCGTCTGAGGACCATCTGCCGTATCCTGGCTGGGCGCTGGCTGTTCTGTCATTACTGatcattttcgccatgctgcctgtCCCAGTGGGGTTGGTCCACTCTGTTGTGTGGGACAGAAGACGACGGACACACAGGGACACGGAGACGGGTCATTACAGCATCGTCAGCACCGATGAGACTCCCATGTCGGAGCTGGACAACGGGAACGCGTtccctgcttctgtttcctgaaCACTGGAAGAAAGATAGATTGGCCGTTTTTAAAGACATTTAAATTATTCAACAAAGTTTACCACAAGTGTGAATCCGAAACTTCTATTTTTAATATTTAAACCCCCATAtctttatttaacttatgttcGTGTGTATCCAGAGgatattggggcagcagtagctcaggaggtagagcaggataGATTCCAGCTCTctactgctgtgtccttgggcaagacactttacctgaTTTGCCTGTatgggtggtggtcagaggggctgatggTGCATAatggcagcttcgcctctgtcgGGCCAtctcagggcggctgtggctacgtagTAATGTGAGAGCGCGTGAATAAtggaaagcgctatataaatctAATCCTTTATTGTCAATACTGGTCTTgttatattttaattataattTGCACAACTTTTAGAAAGTTTTGTACATGAAAAACATGGAACAAAAAAAGCTCAGTTTATAGATGTAATCACGTTTTTATCACACACGTCTAGTTATCTCTAGCTCCCTAGAACGTATCCTGATGTCACCAGGGGTGCACCGATGTGACGAGGTAAAGGCCGATATCAATATCCGATTATGAAATCGCTGTTAATCTGATAACCGGTATTACATTAGTATAtgtgggatgtaagaaaataacgATTCACTAAAATATCGCAATATTTGGTGTCCTATTCAATCATATAAAAGCAGTGTAGAGATTTGTTtatgaagaatttacatgcagacatacattttttcccttttgcATGGTGAACTagtctgactgctaggtggcaacaGTTTTTACCACCCTCACTCTGACTGAACAAGACCTGGCGATAACACTGGATGAGCATCTGGCCCGAGTTTCTCAATAACATCAGTGTAAAAACACTGCAGATATTTTCTGACTTTTAGTTTCACAATCTATCGTGTCCTCTCATATTAAGTTATATAAATTGTATTGCCAGGTTCTCATCACCCCCCCCAATgtatacacaccacacacatttatgcttcagAGACGATTGCCGTCACTTTCACACGAGTAAACAACTACGCGTCGTCTCCCCTTCCCTCTGAAAACGGACCGATGTGTTAAAGGACCAGCATCGGCCAGCGCCGATGGATCTTGCATCCCTATTTGTCACACTTTATGCTGCTGcatgttttatttgtattttttccaCTGTTGGTTACAGCGTTCAGAGGTCAGGTTTATCACCACACCAAGTGTTTCAGCAGACGTAGAACCAGGAGCTGAACAAAGGGCTACGTTATATCTGAATCACTCCAAGCCGGAGCTTTTTAAAACGCATGTATGAAAGATGAACTTTTCAGTAACACTTCCATAAACGGCTCAACAGGAGTATAGCTTTTATAAAGGTCCTTTTGGGCATTTGTAACACTGCCAAAGATGTTTTCTGTCATTTAAGGCAAAAATAACATTTCCTGTTGAATTTTATTCCCTTTCTGTTTCAAGCCCTAAAGTGTTGCTGCTGCTAAATCAAAGCCCATCAGGGAAAAAAAACACTTCAAGTCTCTGTTGTGCCCTGATCTGTTACGATAGCTTTCTGTGCAGATTATTGATATTTATGAGACATTTGTCTCTTAAATGGTATCTGAGGATTTGGTTCTGACTCTTTAAAAGTCAGCATTAACCACGCACCCCTGAATCAGAAAGTTCTGTTGTAAATATGTTCATAATGTAAAATGTAATATATAAATATGTGTTGTTCTGCAGTTTGTGGCTGTAAATTAGGAATTggcttaaatcttttttttttttttttttttttttttttttttttgtaatagaAGAGTAGTGACCTGCTTCCTGAACCCGCCGAGGACTTAACCTGTTTTCGACTTGGCTATGGGAGTATTGTGACTTGTGTTGACTCGGTGGATTAGTTACTGTTTTATCGGTTGTTGTTTACAGTCAAAATGAATTGATCAGGAATGTGAATGCTGTTTGTATTCTGAGTGCCTTTGAGAGAACAAAGTGTTGAATCATTCCAGTGTGTTTGTAATTATGAAACCTCTTATTTTGCTGTAGATGTGTGTACATAGTTTCTGTCTTGTTTTTAGCTCTTTTAATAAAATTTttcacatccatccatttttgaacgcttttccggggtcgggtcgtgggggcagcagccaaagcagggaggcccagacttaactctccccagccacctgggccagctcctcctttcCTTCCAGCCTGGAGAAATagcccctccagcgtgtcctgggtcttcctttagggcttctaccggttggacgtgcccagaaaacctcaccagagaggcatcctaagtagatgctcgagccacctcaacttttACTTACTCTTCCAATTCTTTAAAGTCACGTTTTTACCAGGGCTGGGACTCGATTAAAGATAAatctaattagaggctttgtaattaataaaTCTTGAATAATCGTATTTTAACTGGTAAAGAAAATTGGCCCCCAAAGttaatttttgttattaaaaataattcggcAGAGAAACGATAGACATGAACATTATCATTGTAAACTCATTTCTTGAAAAAGTTTTTAAattgcatttcagttcaaatcaggagtgtgtgtgtgtgtgtgtgtaaaggctgTATTTAAACACTGCAGAGCAAAGTTAACCTATTATCGGTGATTTTGGTGAGTTTTCTCTTCAGCCTTTTCCTGATGCCACCAGATGTAGAACATTCTGATCCCATGTTCCCAAACAAAAGGCAGCCGTTACCTGCTGTGCTCTCTGCGCTCTGCCTGTATCACTATCTGTTTGGGAAAGCTGCAGCACATCGGGACTGGGGCCAATATCTGCAGCGCCTGCAATGAAGACTGCACGCAGAGGAGCTGATGTGTGTTCCCACCTGTGTGAGTGCAGGTCAGTATCAGAGTCCCTCTCCACAGTCTCGTGTCTGTGACAGCAAGCGCAGGTGGTCAGGACACCAAGACCGTCCGCTTCTCTGAATCGGCTTTATGTGGAAAGAGATTGGGAATGGGAAACTGCTCCGTTAACGGAAGGGGATTCAAACCAGAACACTAAAAGGGTCAAATATCAGATTATTAACAGGACACAAGTCCAGATTAAATGGTTGTGTGCAGAATATCTAATTTAACTTTCATTTTTAGATGAAAATCCTAAATCAGAAAATCAACAAAAGATGAAA
This Nothobranchius furzeri strain GRZ-AD chromosome 16, NfurGRZ-RIMD1, whole genome shotgun sequence DNA region includes the following protein-coding sequences:
- the LOC107388084 gene encoding sodium-dependent neutral amino acid transporter B(0)AT2 isoform X1 — encoded protein: MSQMEKQPLPTDDDDKVEAAEPEVDCYAPEQGSSEPASRAGWNSKIEYFLAQVGFSVGLGNVWRFPYLCHQNGGGAFLLLYILLMLIVGIPLFFLELAAGQAIRQGSIGVWKYISPKLSGIGYSSCVVCFFVALYYNVILAWSLYYFGNSFQYPLPWEQCPELGNITVKECKSSSPTSYFWYRKALDVTDSIDEMGSFNVYIVGCLLLAWTIVCLGMFKGIKSSVKVMYFSSIFPYVVLICFLIRGLLQDGASEGIAYMFYPKLEIWADVQVWRQAATQVFFALGLGFGSIIAYSSYNPKNNNCHRDAFTVSFINFLTSVLATLVVFAVLGFRAKKTVMACVSSNVQKLSEHSCVLDTHLLPTFNYSDPGSVALEDYTRWLEQNEHQLPCNITACDLEKEMQKGVEGTGLAFIAFTEAMTLLPGSPFWSALFFLMLLNLGLSTMFGTMEGILAPLRDRFKCLSKNKTKLTIGSCIIGFLIGLLFTQRCGNYFVTMFDDYSATLPLIIVVVFETFSVSWLYGADRFLDDIEGMLGWRPPVIYKYLWKYVCLLAMLGLLGATIIGMFIKTPTYMAWNQETASEDHLPYPGWALAVLSLLIIFAMLPVPVGLVHSVVWDRRRRTHRDTETGHYSIVSTDETPMSELDNGNAFPASVS
- the LOC107388084 gene encoding sodium-dependent neutral amino acid transporter B(0)AT2 isoform X2, whose protein sequence is MEKQPLPTDDDDKVEAAEPEVDCYAPEQGSSEPASRAGWNSKIEYFLAQVGFSVGLGNVWRFPYLCHQNGGGAFLLLYILLMLIVGIPLFFLELAAGQAIRQGSIGVWKYISPKLSGIGYSSCVVCFFVALYYNVILAWSLYYFGNSFQYPLPWEQCPELGNITVKECKSSSPTSYFWYRKALDVTDSIDEMGSFNVYIVGCLLLAWTIVCLGMFKGIKSSVKVMYFSSIFPYVVLICFLIRGLLQDGASEGIAYMFYPKLEIWADVQVWRQAATQVFFALGLGFGSIIAYSSYNPKNNNCHRDAFTVSFINFLTSVLATLVVFAVLGFRAKKTVMACVSSNVQKLSEHSCVLDTHLLPTFNYSDPGSVALEDYTRWLEQNEHQLPCNITACDLEKEMQKGVEGTGLAFIAFTEAMTLLPGSPFWSALFFLMLLNLGLSTMFGTMEGILAPLRDRFKCLSKNKTKLTIGSCIIGFLIGLLFTQRCGNYFVTMFDDYSATLPLIIVVVFETFSVSWLYGADRFLDDIEGMLGWRPPVIYKYLWKYVCLLAMLGLLGATIIGMFIKTPTYMAWNQETASEDHLPYPGWALAVLSLLIIFAMLPVPVGLVHSVVWDRRRRTHRDTETGHYSIVSTDETPMSELDNGNAFPASVS